Proteins found in one Xenopus laevis strain J_2021 chromosome 1L, Xenopus_laevis_v10.1, whole genome shotgun sequence genomic segment:
- the LOC121393765 gene encoding uncharacterized protein LOC121393765 translates to MGELNVQHDIPIDLDSDSEDSDSESEGGKMVAILKKYLKGKEKGGGIEKNSKETTPVMVLAGAGDTYACALTETAAHLPKKARKSIEEGKFVDIYSLTREAVQEKEEGVKQEEKGRRGKSIFDWLKGFLVFSSVYLVKKPEQSLNIIKYIDTIIDTYLFYKGTSWYDYDQAFRKKIVNSKMLSFGQKDIDLWTRLVSKESSTSHNVNKGSYTVKPRNVCFAYNERRCNRGYACKFRHACSACGSSHIVSECNRKRETQANRQPFRGAQQKSGNASADGQAK, encoded by the coding sequence ATGGGTGAGTTGAATGTGCAACATGACATACCAATTGATTTGGATTCTGATTCAGAGGATTCAGATAGTGAGTCAGAAGGGGGTAAAATGGTGGCCATACTTAAGAAGTATCTGAAAGGCAAAGAGAAAGGTGGGGGTATAGagaaaaattcaaaagaaaccaCTCCGGTAATGGTCCTAGCTGGGGCTGGGGATACATATGCATGCGCACTTACAGAGACTGCAGCACATTTACCTAAGAAAGCGAGAAAGTCTATAGAAGAGGGTAAATTTGTGGATATTTATAGTTTAACTAGGGAAGCAGTTCAAGAAAAGGAAGAAGGGGTGAAACAGGAGGAAAAAGGGAGAAGGGGAAAATCGATATTTGATTGGTTGaaaggttttttggttttttcaaGCGTATACCTAGTTAAAAAGCCGGAGCAGAGTTTGAATATCATAAAGtacattgatacaataattgacaCATATCTGTTTTACAAGGGTACTTCATGGTATGATTATGACCAGGCTTTcaggaaaaagattgtaaatagtaaaatgttatcttttgggcagaaggacATAGATTTATGGACAAGATTGGTGTCTAAAGAGAGTAGTACAAGCCATAATGTGAACAAAGGGAGCTATACGGTCAAACCAAGGAACGTGTGTTTCGCATACAACGAGAGGAGATGTAATAGAGGGTATGCATGCAAATTTAGGCATGCATGCTCTGCATGTGGATCTTCTCATATTGTAAGTGAATGTAACAGGAAAAGGGAGACCCAAGCAAACAGGCAGCCCTTTCGAGGCGCTCAGCAAAAGAGCGGCAACGCCAGTGCAGATGGGCAAGCTAAGTGA